AATTACCGCGCCTTGTGGAGAACCAGTTTTTTGTACTCTCGTATCGGTAACCGGAAAAAGGAGAAAGATACACAGAAGGAGTTCTACAATAAAGCTCAGGACTTAGCTCAAAAAGCCCTTCAGGTGGATTCCACCGACGCCGAGTCGCACTTCGTTATGTCAGTTGCCATGGGGCGTAAGGCTTTAATAGCAAGCGCACGTGATCGCGTAGCGGCATCCCGCGATATCAAGAAGCATGTAGACCGTGCTTTGGCTTATGACAGCACTCATGCCGGTGCCTGGCACGTGTTGGGTCGTTGGCACTTCAAGGTTGCCAATTTAAACTTTGTAGAGCGCCTCGCAGCCAACACACTGTTTGGCGGGATTCCGGGCGATGCCAGTAATGAAACGGCAGCTAAAGCCATCAGGCGCGCTATTGAACTCAATGATAATTACGTGCTTTATTATCATGATCTTGCCATGGTTTTTGACGAGATGGGTAAAAAGAAGGAAGCAATAAATGCCTGCCAGTCGGCTTTGAATCTGGAAAATCTCACTCCGGACGATATACGCCTCAAAAACGAATGTAGAAACTGGATTGAGGACTGGAAATCCTGACAGTTCTTACAGGGGACAAATAGAGTCTGCGGCAAGTCAAGACTATTGCATTATGTAAGCGCTTTCAGTATCATAATTCACTTCTCATAATTCAGTCGTAGGCGATTGTCAAACACAATTTACGATATAGCGAGACAAGCTGATGTAAGTATAGCAACAGTCTCGAGGGTATTTAATGACAGTACAAAAGTCTCTAAAGCCACCAGAGATAAAGTAATTGCTGTTGCCAGGGAAGCCGGATACCATCCACAGGGCTTTGCGCATGGTCTTGCCAGTCGCAAGAATAATATCATCCTTGCCGTGGTACCGGTACTCTCCAACTACTTTTTTATGCAGGTACTGGCCGGTATTCAGGATAAAATATCCGAATATAACTACGAGCTTTATATTTACAATATTAAGCCGAATGAGGACAAACTTGACCAGATTAGGCAGCTCTTGCGCAGAAAGTGGGCAGCAGCTTACCTGATGGTCTCCGTCCATCTGCCTGACAGCAAATGGAAGCACCTGATGGAATTTGATGATCCCATTACGCTGGTGGATGATTCCTACCCAGAGATCGATTCCATCTATGTAGATAATGTTCATGGAGCGGAAGTCGCCACGCAGTATCTGCTGAATAAAGGTTATCTGAATCCTGGTATGATACTCCCCAATCGATATTCAAAACCGGCCCAGGATCGACTGAAAGGCTTTCAAAACATCATTAATAAGTACCAACTCCGTGTTACACCTGACAATGTAGTGGTCGGTGATACCGATTATAGGGACGGTTATAATGAGCAAAACGGGTATGAAGCAATGCAGAAAATGCTTGCCATGGAGACCGTACCCGATGCCTGCTTTTGCAGTTCCGATATTCAGGCAGTTGGCGCAATGGGTGCGCTAAGGGAAGCAGGAGAATCCATGCCTATTATCGGTTATGATGACATAAAGGTAGCCGAATACATGGGACTCTCAACCATCAGTCAGCCGATGTATAAGATGGGTGAAAAAGCGGTTGAACATATAATTGAACGGATCGAAAACCCTGAACAGGAGTTGCTTCAGTACGTTTTTCCGACTGAATTGGTTAAGCGTTCTTCCACAGAAATTGAAAAGGTAATAAATCATTCCTAACAGGAAATGGCTAAAAAAGTATTTAACAGAATTGGAGTTTTGACTTCAGGAGGCGACGCGCCCGGCATGAATGCCGCAATCCGTGCCGTCGTCCGCAGTTGTGTGTATTACGATATTACGCCCTACGGTGTGATGGAAGGCTACGACGGCCTGATAAAAAATAAGATACACAAAATGGATGCCAGCTCGGTGAAACATATTATCCACCAGGGAGGAACCATCCTCAAGTCGGCACGCAGCAAGCGATTCATGACGATAGGGGGGCGTGAAAAAGCTTGGAATAATATCAAAAAGAAGAAGCTCGACGGTCTGGTTGTTATCGGAGGAGACGGAACCTTTAAAGGAGCGATGGCCCTGGGAAGCGAGCACGATATTCCTATAGTAGGTATACCCGGCACAATTGATAATGATATTTTCGGTACGGATTTTACCCTCGGTTTTGATACGGCTACAAATACGGTAGTCGAAGCTGTGGATAAGATTCGTGATACCGCTACTTCTCATAGCAGATTGTTCTTTATTGAAGTAATGGGTAGGGATGCCGGTTTTATCGCCGTTCACTCTGGCATTGCCGCAGGTTCGGAGGAGATACTTATACCGGAAAAAGACCGTGATGTGGAGCATCTTTTTGAATCACTGGAACGGACATCACGTCGTAATAAAACCTCCAGATTGGTCATTGTGGCCGAAGGAGATCAGAATGGAAGTGTCTATAATCTTGAGCGACAGGTTAAAGAGCGTTTCGGTGACCGGTATGAAACCAAAGTAACCATCCTGGGACACGTGCAGAGAGGCGGACGTCCTACATGCAATGATAGGGTACTCGCCAGCAGGCTGGGTGTCAGTGCCGTTGAAGCACTCATGGAGGGCAAAAGAAACGTGATGATTGGAACTCGCAATAAAAAGATTAATTTTACCGACTTTGATAAAGCTACCAAGCAAAATCCAAAAATGGATGAAGAGCTTATCAGGGTCGCGAATATCATATCAATTTAATATAGCTTAAAGAAAAACCATGAATACACATTCCGCGATATCAAGGATTCAGGTACTGCTTATTGCCGCAGTGATAGCATTTGTTACTGTAGGGTGTTCCTCCGGAGAGCAACAATCCGGGCTGGACGAATCGACACAACAGGCACTGATCAATCATCCTGAATGGACGAAAAGCGCCAATATTTATGAAGTCAATATTCGCCAGAACACCCCGGAAGGGACTTTTAATGCGTTTCAGGAAGATTTGCCTCGCCTAAAGGAAATGGGTGTTGATATCGTATGGCTGATGCCGATTCATCCCATAGGAGAAAAGAACCGTAAAGGTGAACTGGGCAGTTATTACTCTATTAAAGATTACACCGCGGTAAATCCGAATTTCGGGACCTTGGAGGATTTCAAGGCCCTTGTCGATTCAACCCACAAACACGATATGAAACTTATAATCGACTGGGTTCCTAATCATACCGCCTGGGATCATCCCTGGGTGACCGAACATCCCGAGTATTATGCAAAAGATTCCACCGGGGCCATAACCTATGAGGCGGATTGGACAGATATCGCCCTCCTAAACTATGATAACAAGGAATTATGGCCCAAGATGATAGATGCCATGAAATACTGGATTAATGAAACAAATATTGACGGTTTCCGTGTTGACCATGCTTCCCATGAGATCCCTATGGCATTCTGGGAGCAAGCGGTGCCTGAAATCGATCAGGAGAAAGAGGGTCTTTTCTGGCTTGCCGAATGGGATGAGCCCAAGCTGCATCCTGTGTTTGACGCTTCTTATCCCTGGGAATATTTTCACATGACTACAGAAATTGCCAAGCAGAACCAACCGCTTTCAGCGATTGACGAGTATATGGAAAAAGAGCAAGAGCGTTATCCGGAGCATGCCTATCGCATGTATTTTACCAGCAACCATGATGAAAACAGCTGGAACGGTACCGACCGTGAGCTCTTTGGTGAAAACTTTCGCAATTTTGCTGTGCTGGCAGCTACTATCGACGGAATGCCATTGGTTTATAACGGGCAGGAGTCGGGGCTGTATAAGCAGCTGGAGTTTTTTGAAAAAGATACTGTAAATTGGAAAGAGTATAAGAACCAGGAGTTCTATGCCACGCTCTTTGATCTTAAAGATCGCAATGAAGCTTTATGGAACGGGCAATATGGCGGTGATTTTGTGAAGGTTGCCAATGATAAAGCAGACAGCGTGTACTCCTTCAAACGGGTAAAAGGGGACGAAGAAGTGATAGTGGTTCTGAATTTAAGCGGTAACACTTACTCTGTTAATTTTCCCGGTATGGTATCAGAAGCAACCTATACCAATGTATTTTCCGGTGAAGAGCAGGTTCTTGGAGCCGGAGCTGTATCCATGGCTCCACACAGCTATCTGGTACTTGAAAAGTAGCATCATATTCTGACTAACCTTCAGATAACATTGACCAATGGATAAATCTGCTAAAAAACCGGCGCTGAGTTTCTGGGATATCTGGAACATGAGTTTCGGTTTCCTGGGTATCCAGTTCGGCTTTGCCCTACAGAATGCCAATGTAAGCCGAATTTTTGAAACCCTCGGTGCTTCCATCGATGATATTCCCATACTCTGGATCGCCGCACCGGTTACGGGACTTGTAGTACAGCCTATTATAGGTCACCTAAGTGACCGGACGTGGAATCGCCTGGGACGTCGCAGGCCCTATTTCCTTTTTGGGGCAATATTTGCCTCATTAGCCCTTATTGTGATGCCCAATTCGCCCGTCCTGTGGGTTGCCGCGGGAATGCTCTGGATTATGGACGCCTCTATCAACATATCCATGGAACCTTTCCGGGCATTTGTTGGGGATATGCTTCCTTCCCATCAGCGAACCAAAGGTTTTGCTATGCAGAGCTTCTTTATCGGCACAGGGGCTGTTGTAGCTTCCCTGTTACCATGGATGATGACTAACTGGTTTGGTGTTACCAATACAGCACC
This is a stretch of genomic DNA from Halalkalibaculum roseum. It encodes these proteins:
- a CDS encoding alpha-amylase family glycosyl hydrolase, yielding MNTHSAISRIQVLLIAAVIAFVTVGCSSGEQQSGLDESTQQALINHPEWTKSANIYEVNIRQNTPEGTFNAFQEDLPRLKEMGVDIVWLMPIHPIGEKNRKGELGSYYSIKDYTAVNPNFGTLEDFKALVDSTHKHDMKLIIDWVPNHTAWDHPWVTEHPEYYAKDSTGAITYEADWTDIALLNYDNKELWPKMIDAMKYWINETNIDGFRVDHASHEIPMAFWEQAVPEIDQEKEGLFWLAEWDEPKLHPVFDASYPWEYFHMTTEIAKQNQPLSAIDEYMEKEQERYPEHAYRMYFTSNHDENSWNGTDRELFGENFRNFAVLAATIDGMPLVYNGQESGLYKQLEFFEKDTVNWKEYKNQEFYATLFDLKDRNEALWNGQYGGDFVKVANDKADSVYSFKRVKGDEEVIVVLNLSGNTYSVNFPGMVSEATYTNVFSGEEQVLGAGAVSMAPHSYLVLEK
- a CDS encoding LacI family DNA-binding transcriptional regulator; the encoded protein is MSNTIYDIARQADVSIATVSRVFNDSTKVSKATRDKVIAVAREAGYHPQGFAHGLASRKNNIILAVVPVLSNYFFMQVLAGIQDKISEYNYELYIYNIKPNEDKLDQIRQLLRRKWAAAYLMVSVHLPDSKWKHLMEFDDPITLVDDSYPEIDSIYVDNVHGAEVATQYLLNKGYLNPGMILPNRYSKPAQDRLKGFQNIINKYQLRVTPDNVVVGDTDYRDGYNEQNGYEAMQKMLAMETVPDACFCSSDIQAVGAMGALREAGESMPIIGYDDIKVAEYMGLSTISQPMYKMGEKAVEHIIERIENPEQELLQYVFPTELVKRSSTEIEKVINHS
- the pfkA gene encoding 6-phosphofructokinase — encoded protein: MAKKVFNRIGVLTSGGDAPGMNAAIRAVVRSCVYYDITPYGVMEGYDGLIKNKIHKMDASSVKHIIHQGGTILKSARSKRFMTIGGREKAWNNIKKKKLDGLVVIGGDGTFKGAMALGSEHDIPIVGIPGTIDNDIFGTDFTLGFDTATNTVVEAVDKIRDTATSHSRLFFIEVMGRDAGFIAVHSGIAAGSEEILIPEKDRDVEHLFESLERTSRRNKTSRLVIVAEGDQNGSVYNLERQVKERFGDRYETKVTILGHVQRGGRPTCNDRVLASRLGVSAVEALMEGKRNVMIGTRNKKINFTDFDKATKQNPKMDEELIRVANIISI
- a CDS encoding tetratricopeptide repeat protein, which codes for MRFGFLLLTVCLFVYPGELLAQQGNGNATISLEEEADSLYDAFEEKEALNAYEKILNRDPENYRALWRTSFLYSRIGNRKKEKDTQKEFYNKAQDLAQKALQVDSTDAESHFVMSVAMGRKALIASARDRVAASRDIKKHVDRALAYDSTHAGAWHVLGRWHFKVANLNFVERLAANTLFGGIPGDASNETAAKAIRRAIELNDNYVLYYHDLAMVFDEMGKKKEAINACQSALNLENLTPDDIRLKNECRNWIEDWKS